The Stigmatella ashevillena genomic sequence CAGCTCCGCGCGGCGCTGCGCGTCGTAGCGCAGGTAGCGGTGGTAGGCGGAGAAGTTGGACATCCCCAGCGCCTCCAGCCTGGGCCACAGGCGCCGCTCCATCACGAACTTCATGTCCTCACGCATGAGAATGCCGCAGTGGGAGTACACGTGATCGCGAAGCAGCCGGAACTCTTCGGCGGTCATCTCAGGCCGGTCCTGGTCTTTGAAGTGTGGTGGCACCCGAGTCCCCGTCCCCTCAACGCCGTGACAGCCGGTCCGCCGCATCCGACAGCGCCCGCCGAGCCAACGTGTCCTGCTCTGACTCGAGTGCGATCCGCACCGCGTTCAGACACTCTTTCCCTCCAGAATCTCCCAGGACCCGCGCCGCAGCAGCCCTCACGTCCCACCCCGAATGGCCGAGCAGCTCGATGGCCAGGGCCACCCCTTCCGCGGACACCGCCCCCGCCTGGAGCGCGGCCTTCACCACCTCCGCGTCGGCATGGTGCGCGGCCTCCCGCAGGACGTCCGGCCGGACGATGCTGATGCGCGCCAGCGCCCGCACGGCCCGGCCCGCCAGCGCCCCATCCGGGTGTGTCACCAGCACCTCCAAGTCAGGCACCCGCTCGGTGGTCCCGCATTCGCCCAGCGCCTCCACGGCGGCCAGTTGAACCGCGATGTCCTCATCTTGAAGCGCCCGCTTGAGCAAGGCGCTGGCGAGCTTGTCCCCCACCCGCCCCACCGCCCGCGCCCCAGCGGCCCGGACCCGGGACGACTCGTCCACCAACGCCCCGCGCGCCAGCTCCAGTCCCACGGACGGATCGACATCCACCGCGGAATCCAGGGCCGCGGCGCGCAGCAGGGGATCCGCGGCGCGCGCCAGCCGCCGCAGCGTGGGCAGCGCCGTCACGCCTCCCGCATGGGCGAAGGCCGCCACCGCCGCTGGTGAAGGGCGCCGCTCCATGGTCTCTTCCAATCCCCGCAGGACGGCCTCGCGGCAGCCTCCGGAAAGAACGCCCAGTGCCCGAACCGCGGCCCCCGCCAGCGCGGGCTCATCCAGCAGCATCACCAGGGGCCGTACCGCATCCTGCGACTGCGTGCGGCCCAATGCCTTCACCGCCACCGCGCGCAGGTCATCCTCGGCCCACTCCAGGAGCGCGCTCAGCGCGGGGACATACGAGGGGTCCGCCAGCTCCAGCAAGGCCTGGGCGGCGGCGGCCCGCGCGGGCAGGGACAGCTCCGCCATGCGCCCGAGCAGCTCCCGGCCGGCGTCGGAGCCCAGCCGGGACAGGGTGCGGATGACTTCGCGCAGCAACCGGTCCTCCCGGGCCGCCTCCGCCACCTGGACGGCGAGCGAGGCCTCCCGCAGGGCTCCTGCGGCCGCGAGTGCTCCCGCGCGCAAGGAGACCTCCTCGGCCTCGAAGGCCTTGGACACGAACGCCACGGCATCGGGGATCCGCTTGAGCGCGGTGCGCACCTCGATGTCGATCTCCGAGCGCAGGGTGGCGTCCACCACCCCCACCTGGGTGCCGAGCGCCGAGAGGGCCGCCTCCCGGGTGGAGCGGGACTCGTGGCTCAACCCCCGGATGATGAGCTCCGTGGCGGCCATCTGGGGAATGAGCCCCAACACCCGGTAGGCGCTGCGCCGCAGGGGAGGCTCCGTGAGCATCGGCACCACGACTGGCAGCGGCGGCGGCCACTGAAGCTGCGCGAGCGCCTCCAACGCGGCCAGCCGCAGCAGCGAGGCGGGCTCCTTCAGCAGGTGCTCCACGGCACGGGCCCCCACCTCGGAGCCCACATGTCCCAGGGCCTCCACCGCGGAGACCCGGACGTTGAGGTCCGGATCCGCCAGCGCCCCCACCAGCGCCCCCTCCGCGCTGCGGCGCCCCAACTGGCCAAGGATGTCCGCGGCGAACTTGCGCTGATCCGGATCGGAATGGGCGAGCAGCTGGATCAACGGCGCCACCGCCGCATCGCCCAGCCCCACCAGGGCCTCGGCCGCGGCGTTGCGTGCGCCCGTCTCTCCCCGTTCTCCCAGGACGGAGACCAGCCGCGCGGCGACCTCTGCCTGCGCGGGCAGCCGCCGGAGCCCCTCCGCGGCGGCGCGGCGCACACGCCAGCTCTCGTCGTGCAGGCCTGTGATGAGCGCCTCGAGCGCCCCCTTCCCCGAGGGCTCTACCCCCAGCACCGTCTGGTAGCGCTCTTCCTCTTCTTGAAGAGAGTGGGCGTTGGTCATGCGGCCCCCCCCGGTCTCGGCACCTGGCGTTCGACCTCCATGCGCAGCAGGGCCTTGATGTCCAACAACAACCGGGCGCGCTCCGGCGGACCGCAGACGCCCACCACGAACGGCGCCCGGCCTGGAGACAGCAACGCGGGCGCGGGTTTGATGTCACTGCGGCGCACCCGCATCACCTCCGTCACGCGATCCACCCTCAGCGCCAGCCGCCGCTTTCCCAGCAGACAGACCAGCAGCCTCGTCCGGTCGGACAGCGGCGCCGCCGTGAGGCTCAGCCGCTGCCGCAGATCCACCACCGGCAACAAGGCCCCCCTCACGTGCAACATGCCCTCCACGAACGCGGGGGCATGCGGAACGGCGATGATCCGCTGAGGTGGGAGAATCTCCTCCACGCGCATGATGTCGACGGCGTACTCCTCTTTTCCCACCAGGAAGGAACAGAGCTGGACGATGGGGTCCCGCCCTGCGGCGCCCTCGGGCTGCAGCCTTCGGGGAGACAGGTTCGCGGGCTCCCTCATGCGAGGGCCTGCTGGACATCCAGGAGAACGAAGAGCTGGGAGTTGCGCCGCCCGATGCCCACCACGCAGTCGCGCTCGTTGCCCATCCCCGGCAGAGGAGGTTCCAGCATGGAAGGTTTCAACCGCACCACATCCCTCACGGAATCCACCCATATCCCCGCCGGGCCTTCGTCGGTCCGGGCCACCAGGATGCGCGCTGCCCGGGGAGGAGGCACCGCGTCCGGACCCGCCACTTTCGGGGGCTTGTCCGTCAACTTCAACCGAAGCTTGATGTCATACACGGGGATGACATCTCCGCGCAGGTTCATCACCCCCAGCAGGGAGGGTTCTGCCCGGGGAATCTCCGTCAAGGGGGGCACCTTGCCAATCTCCTGCACGGCGCGGATGGGAACGGCGTAGCACTCTCCCTCCAGGAGGAAGGCGAGGTACTCCTCGGGGATTTCCTCCGGAAGGGGCGGCAGGACCTCGTCGCTGCCAGCGGCGAACTCCAGCAACCCTCCGACGTCCTCGTCCGGGCGGTAGAAGAACTCATCGAGCAATTCGGAGAAACGGGACACGCGCCCGGGAGAATAGCAGCCCCGGCGGCCTGGACGTCACGCCCAGCGTCGCTCCGGATTCATTCCCTCCTCCAACAAAGCGGCCACATCCAGTACCAGAACGGTCCGGCGATTGCCCAGATCGGTGGCCCCCGAGACCCCCCGGATGGACTGGAGCCGCCCGCCCAGAGGCTTGGTGACGATGTCCTGCTGCCCGAACAGCTCGTCCACGGCGATGCCCAGCCGCTCCTGGGCCAGGCCCACCACCACCACGAAGTACCGGCTGACGGGGCGCTCGGGCAGCGCGAACATCCGCGCCAGCCGGGTGAAGGGCAGCGTCTGCCCACGCAGGTCCAGCACCTCCCGGCGCTCCACCGTCCGGATGTCCTGGGGCTGGACGGAGAGGATTTCGAGCACGCTGTTGATGGGAATGGCGTAGGTGCGCCCGCTCACCCCCACCACCAGCGCCCGGATGATGGCCAGCGTCAGCGGCAGGGTGAGCTGGAAGGCGGACCCCCTCCCCCGCTCGCTCCAGACGTCGATGAGGCCGGAGAGGTTGCTGAGGTTGTTCTTCACCACATCCAGCCCCACCCCCCGTCCGGACAGCTCCGAGACGCTCCGGGCGGTGGAGAAGCCCGGAAGGAAGATGAGGTTGAGGATCTCCCGCCGGCTCATCTCCGCCGCCTGCGCCTCGGTGATGAGGCCCCGCTGCAAGGCCACCTCCCGGACGCGCGATTCGTCGATGCCGCCTCCGTCGTCGCTCACCTCGATGACGACATGGTTGCCCTTCTGCTCCGCCCGCAGCGACACCGAGGCCCGCCGCGGCTTGCCCACGGCCACCCGGGCCTCGGGCTTCTCCACGCCGTGATCAATGGCGTTGTGGATGATGTGCATCAGCGGGTCGCTCAGCTCCTCGACGATGAGCTTGTCCAGCTCCACCTCGCCGCCGCTGCTGATGAAGTCCAGCTCCTTGCCCGCCTCGCGGGCGATGCGGCGCACCAGCCGGGCCAGCTTGTCGAAGACCTGGCCCACGGGGACCATGCGCGCCTCGAGCAGACCGTTCTGGAGCGAGTCCAGCTTGCGCTCGAGCTGCCGCGCCTCCCGTGCCAGCTCCTGCCCCCACAGCTTGGAGAGCGGCTGCGAGCCGTCATGCCGGGCCCCCTCGGCGATGCGCTGGAGGTTGGCCTTGATGAGCAGCAGCTCGCCCACCGTGTTCATCAACCCGTCCAGACGGCGGATGTCCACCCGCACCGTCTGCGTGAGCGAGCGCAGGGACATGTCCGCGTCCATGCGAGGAGCCCGGGAGAAAGCCTCGGCGCCGGGCCCGTTCGCCTCGGTCAGCACCGGGACGGGTGACACGGGCACGGCGGGCGCTTCGGGCACCACGGCCTGTGAGGCCCGGGACTTGCCCTTCCGGGAGCCCGAGCGGCGCGGCGCGGCCGAGGGAGAAGCCGGGGCGGGGGCAGGCGGTGCCGAGGCCGGGATGGACGCCTGCACCGGGAGCCGGAAGAGCTGGGCGGGGGTGCCCTCCAGGGCCTTGGCCAGCTCCTGCTCCGGCACCTTCGCGCCAAAAATGAGATCAAACGCGATCCCGCTCGCGCTGCTGGGCTGCGCGGAGGGCAGCGTGCTGATGATTTCGCCCTGGGGCTTGAGGCGCTGGTTGAGCTCGGAGAGCCCCTTGTCGAAGTCGGACAGATCAAAGTCCGCGCGCACCCGCCAGAGGATCACTCCCCGCCGGACGTTCTCTCGAAGGCGGTGCTCCTCGTACTCGGTGAAGACCGCGCGGATCTGGGGATCCAGCTCCAGCCGGTCGAGCGGATCCCCGTCCCCCGACGAGGCGGTGG encodes the following:
- a CDS encoding HEAT repeat domain-containing protein, with product MTNAHSLQEEEERYQTVLGVEPSGKGALEALITGLHDESWRVRRAAAEGLRRLPAQAEVAARLVSVLGERGETGARNAAAEALVGLGDAAVAPLIQLLAHSDPDQRKFAADILGQLGRRSAEGALVGALADPDLNVRVSAVEALGHVGSEVGARAVEHLLKEPASLLRLAALEALAQLQWPPPLPVVVPMLTEPPLRRSAYRVLGLIPQMAATELIIRGLSHESRSTREAALSALGTQVGVVDATLRSEIDIEVRTALKRIPDAVAFVSKAFEAEEVSLRAGALAAAGALREASLAVQVAEAAREDRLLREVIRTLSRLGSDAGRELLGRMAELSLPARAAAAQALLELADPSYVPALSALLEWAEDDLRAVAVKALGRTQSQDAVRPLVMLLDEPALAGAAVRALGVLSGGCREAVLRGLEETMERRPSPAAVAAFAHAGGVTALPTLRRLARAADPLLRAAALDSAVDVDPSVGLELARGALVDESSRVRAAGARAVGRVGDKLASALLKRALQDEDIAVQLAAVEALGECGTTERVPDLEVLVTHPDGALAGRAVRALARISIVRPDVLREAAHHADAEVVKAALQAGAVSAEGVALAIELLGHSGWDVRAAAARVLGDSGGKECLNAVRIALESEQDTLARRALSDAADRLSRR
- a CDS encoding chemotaxis protein CheW; translation: MREPANLSPRRLQPEGAAGRDPIVQLCSFLVGKEEYAVDIMRVEEILPPQRIIAVPHAPAFVEGMLHVRGALLPVVDLRQRLSLTAAPLSDRTRLLVCLLGKRRLALRVDRVTEVMRVRRSDIKPAPALLSPGRAPFVVGVCGPPERARLLLDIKALLRMEVERQVPRPGGAA
- a CDS encoding chemotaxis protein CheW, translating into MSRFSELLDEFFYRPDEDVGGLLEFAAGSDEVLPPLPEEIPEEYLAFLLEGECYAVPIRAVQEIGKVPPLTEIPRAEPSLLGVMNLRGDVIPVYDIKLRLKLTDKPPKVAGPDAVPPPRAARILVARTDEGPAGIWVDSVRDVVRLKPSMLEPPLPGMGNERDCVVGIGRRNSQLFVLLDVQQALA
- a CDS encoding chemotaxis protein CheA; its protein translation is MNPGGKALAEFVAEATEILDTLSKDLLTLDEQRGQEPNPDLINGIFRAAHSLKGLAGLFSQDRVTRLAHGAEDLLDRLRLGKMTLDGTILDSLIESLDVFHALLVEASKGEMSPALATRSDALAERFTRLGTTASSGDGDPLDRLELDPQIRAVFTEYEEHRLRENVRRGVILWRVRADFDLSDFDKGLSELNQRLKPQGEIISTLPSAQPSSASGIAFDLIFGAKVPEQELAKALEGTPAQLFRLPVQASIPASAPPAPAPASPSAAPRRSGSRKGKSRASQAVVPEAPAVPVSPVPVLTEANGPGAEAFSRAPRMDADMSLRSLTQTVRVDIRRLDGLMNTVGELLLIKANLQRIAEGARHDGSQPLSKLWGQELAREARQLERKLDSLQNGLLEARMVPVGQVFDKLARLVRRIAREAGKELDFISSGGEVELDKLIVEELSDPLMHIIHNAIDHGVEKPEARVAVGKPRRASVSLRAEQKGNHVVIEVSDDGGGIDESRVREVALQRGLITEAQAAEMSRREILNLIFLPGFSTARSVSELSGRGVGLDVVKNNLSNLSGLIDVWSERGRGSAFQLTLPLTLAIIRALVVGVSGRTYAIPINSVLEILSVQPQDIRTVERREVLDLRGQTLPFTRLARMFALPERPVSRYFVVVVGLAQERLGIAVDELFGQQDIVTKPLGGRLQSIRGVSGATDLGNRRTVLVLDVAALLEEGMNPERRWA